From one Streptomyces sp. CA-210063 genomic stretch:
- a CDS encoding tartrate dehydrogenase has product MTTTPRTFRIAAVPADGVGKEVVAAGRAVLDALAADSDGAFAFAWQEFPWGCAFYERTGKMIDDDGLERLRDFDAIYFGAVGWPTVPDHVSLWGLRLKICQNFDQWANVRPVHFLPGVQSPLRKADDTELDWVVVRENSEGEYAGLGGRNLSGRGPGGEVAVQSALFTEVGCERIMRFAFDLARTRAHKKVSSVTKSNAQQYGMVLWDDVFKRVARDYPDVETESVLVDAMSAKFVLKPEDLSVVVASNLNADILSDLGSALAGSLGLAASANLNPERRFPSMFEPVHGSAPDIAGQGLANPIGAVGSAALMLEHFGLPDQAARLHKAIEATTGAGILTRDVGGTASTEEVTKALIDALNT; this is encoded by the coding sequence ATGACGACCACACCCCGGACGTTCCGTATCGCAGCCGTCCCCGCCGACGGCGTGGGCAAGGAAGTCGTCGCCGCGGGACGGGCCGTGCTGGACGCCCTGGCCGCCGACTCCGACGGCGCCTTCGCCTTCGCCTGGCAGGAGTTCCCCTGGGGCTGCGCGTTCTACGAGCGCACCGGCAAGATGATCGACGACGACGGCCTGGAGCGGCTTCGGGACTTCGACGCGATCTACTTCGGCGCGGTCGGCTGGCCGACCGTCCCCGACCACGTCAGCCTGTGGGGCCTGCGCCTGAAGATCTGCCAGAACTTCGACCAGTGGGCCAACGTCCGCCCCGTGCACTTCCTGCCCGGCGTCCAGAGCCCGCTGCGCAAGGCCGACGACACCGAGCTGGACTGGGTGGTGGTCCGCGAGAACAGCGAGGGCGAGTACGCCGGTCTCGGCGGCCGCAACCTCTCCGGACGCGGACCGGGTGGTGAAGTCGCCGTCCAGTCGGCCCTGTTCACCGAGGTCGGCTGCGAACGCATCATGCGCTTCGCCTTCGACCTGGCCCGCACCCGGGCCCACAAGAAGGTCTCCTCCGTCACCAAGAGCAACGCCCAGCAGTACGGCATGGTCCTGTGGGACGACGTCTTCAAGCGTGTCGCCCGCGACTACCCGGACGTCGAGACCGAGAGCGTCCTGGTCGACGCGATGTCCGCGAAGTTCGTACTGAAGCCGGAGGATCTTTCCGTCGTCGTCGCCTCCAACCTCAACGCCGACATCCTCTCCGACCTCGGCAGCGCTCTCGCCGGCAGCCTCGGCCTCGCCGCCAGCGCCAACCTCAACCCCGAGCGCCGCTTCCCCAGTATGTTCGAGCCGGTGCACGGCTCCGCCCCGGACATCGCGGGCCAGGGCCTGGCCAACCCGATCGGCGCGGTCGGCAGCGCCGCGCTGATGCTGGAGCACTTCGGCCTCCCCGACCAGGCGGCCCGCCTGCACAAGGCCATCGAGGCGACAACAGGCGCCGGCATCCTCACCCGCGACGTCGGCGGCACCGCCTCCACCGAGGAGGTCACGAAGGCACTCATCGACGCGCTGAACACCTGA
- a CDS encoding oxidoreductase, producing the protein MTTNRPVALVTGASSGIGKQTALALVAAGFDVAGTGRDTSRVAPLGGVTFFDLDVVSDKSVTTVVQQVIGRFGRIDVLVNNAGIGSIGAAEETSVAQAQGVFDINVFGVMRMVQEVLPHMRAQGRGRIINLSSVQGFIPAPYMAVYGASKHAIEGYSQSLDHEVREYGVRSLLVEPAYTNTGFEANSAKPDTPLQTYAGQRHVFDRLMEEAIKGGDDPAVVAKTIVTAATDAKPKLRYAAGPMAGRARMLRFVPAWVLDKQIRTMNKLTG; encoded by the coding sequence ATGACGACCAATCGACCGGTGGCCCTCGTGACGGGCGCGTCCTCCGGCATCGGCAAGCAGACCGCGCTCGCGCTGGTCGCAGCGGGTTTCGACGTGGCCGGCACGGGCCGGGACACCTCGCGGGTCGCCCCGCTCGGCGGGGTGACGTTCTTCGACCTCGACGTGGTCAGTGACAAGTCGGTCACCACGGTGGTCCAGCAGGTGATCGGGCGGTTCGGGCGGATCGACGTCCTGGTCAACAACGCCGGCATCGGCTCGATCGGTGCGGCCGAGGAGACCTCCGTCGCGCAGGCCCAGGGCGTCTTCGACATCAACGTCTTCGGGGTCATGCGCATGGTGCAGGAGGTCCTGCCGCACATGCGCGCCCAGGGACGTGGGCGCATCATCAACCTCTCGTCCGTGCAGGGCTTCATCCCCGCCCCCTACATGGCCGTCTACGGCGCGTCCAAGCACGCCATCGAGGGCTACTCCCAGTCCCTGGACCACGAGGTCCGGGAGTACGGCGTCCGCTCGCTTCTCGTCGAACCCGCCTACACCAACACCGGATTCGAGGCCAACAGCGCCAAGCCCGACACCCCCCTGCAGACCTACGCCGGCCAGCGGCACGTCTTCGACCGCCTGATGGAGGAGGCGATCAAGGGCGGCGACGACCCCGCCGTGGTCGCCAAGACGATCGTCACGGCCGCGACCGACGCGAAGCCGAAACTGCGCTACGCCGCCGGTCCCATGGCCGGACGCGCACGCATGCTCCGCTTCGTTCCCGCCTGGGTCCTGGACAAGCAGATCCGCACGATGAACAAGCTCACCGGCTGA
- a CDS encoding nuclear transport factor 2 family protein, with protein sequence MSETLHSAAATVARWRSAEERGDVDAAVACLSPDVVLSSPLTDQFRFEGTDQLRDFLTVAFTAVKDVRYHTQTGEGDTYALVYRARVGSQSFEEVQMLRLDDQARITEITLFGRPMPALTALMHLMGPALARQQGRRGLATLMSVSTMPIHAMVSSGDRSMVAKTRPAAR encoded by the coding sequence ATGTCCGAGACCCTGCACTCCGCCGCCGCTACCGTCGCGCGCTGGCGCTCCGCCGAGGAACGCGGTGACGTCGACGCCGCGGTCGCGTGCCTGAGCCCGGACGTCGTGCTCAGCTCGCCGCTCACCGACCAGTTCCGCTTCGAGGGAACTGACCAGCTGCGCGACTTCCTGACCGTGGCGTTCACGGCGGTCAAGGACGTCCGGTACCACACCCAGACCGGCGAGGGCGACACGTACGCCCTGGTCTACCGGGCGCGGGTGGGGTCCCAGTCGTTCGAGGAGGTGCAGATGCTGCGGCTCGACGACCAAGCACGCATCACGGAGATCACGCTCTTCGGGCGTCCGATGCCGGCCCTCACCGCCCTGATGCACCTCATGGGTCCCGCGCTCGCTCGCCAGCAGGGCCGCCGGGGCCTCGCGACGCTCATGAGCGTCAGCACCATGCCCATTCACGCGATGGTCTCCTCGGGGGACCGCAGCATGGTCGCAAAGACCCGCCCGGCGGCCCGGTAG
- a CDS encoding major royal jelly family protein, whose product MKRRTFLTATTASLAATQLAGPAYASASGSTARNYEVVARFWGAMPTGVTLSRRGRVFVNFPRWGDDVPFTVAELRGGKPVAYPDAEVNREDALDLAGHFQSVQSVVVDGADRLWILDTGSPLFAGSSYGGPKLVAVDLRTDRIVQKILFPPEVVPANSYPNDVRFDLRRGAEGTAFITDSGGSNGIIVVDLATGRSWRRLTGHPSALPDEQFLPVIEGEPFMVRPAGGEPTHYETGSDGIALSADGTRLYYCPLSSRRLHSVSTDALADPDATDAEVAATVEDLGFKPMADGLESDDKGRLYGGDLEHNTIWRRSPNGTYRTLAQGNDLIWVDTLSVASDRHLYAIANQLNRLSPFHEGKDLRRKPYLLVRLPIDAGPVRLA is encoded by the coding sequence ATGAAACGACGTACGTTCCTCACGGCAACCACCGCGTCGCTGGCCGCCACCCAACTCGCCGGACCCGCCTACGCCTCCGCCTCCGGTTCAACAGCCAGAAACTACGAGGTCGTTGCCCGCTTCTGGGGCGCGATGCCGACGGGTGTCACCCTCTCGCGCCGCGGCCGGGTCTTCGTCAACTTTCCCCGCTGGGGCGACGACGTCCCGTTCACCGTCGCCGAACTGCGGGGCGGGAAGCCGGTGGCCTACCCCGACGCCGAGGTGAACCGCGAGGACGCCTTGGACCTGGCCGGGCACTTCCAGTCGGTGCAGAGCGTCGTCGTCGATGGGGCCGACCGGCTGTGGATCCTCGACACCGGAAGCCCCCTGTTCGCCGGGTCCTCCTACGGCGGTCCCAAGCTCGTGGCGGTCGACCTGCGCACCGACCGGATCGTACAGAAGATCCTCTTCCCGCCCGAGGTGGTGCCCGCGAACAGCTACCCCAACGACGTGCGCTTCGACCTGCGGCGCGGCGCCGAAGGCACGGCGTTCATCACCGACTCCGGCGGCTCCAACGGCATCATCGTGGTCGACCTCGCCACCGGCCGCTCCTGGCGGCGACTGACCGGCCACCCCTCGGCACTCCCGGACGAGCAGTTCCTTCCGGTCATCGAGGGCGAGCCCTTCATGGTCCGCCCCGCGGGCGGCGAGCCCACGCACTACGAGACCGGCTCCGACGGCATCGCCCTCAGCGCCGACGGCACGCGCCTCTACTACTGCCCGCTGTCCAGCCGCCGACTGCACAGCGTGTCCACCGACGCCCTCGCCGACCCGGACGCCACGGACGCCGAGGTGGCGGCGACGGTCGAAGACCTCGGGTTCAAGCCGATGGCCGACGGCCTGGAGAGCGACGACAAGGGGCGGCTCTACGGCGGCGACCTGGAACACAACACGATCTGGCGCAGAAGCCCGAACGGCACCTACCGGACCCTCGCCCAGGGGAACGACCTGATCTGGGTCGACACCCTGTCCGTCGCCTCGGACCGGCACCTGTACGCCATCGCCAACCAGCTCAACCGCCTGTCACCCTTCCACGAGGGCAAGGACCTGCGCCGCAAGCCCTACCTCCTGGTCCGCCTGCCGATCGACGCCGGACCCGTCAGGCTCGCGTGA
- a CDS encoding PDR/VanB family oxidoreductase — protein sequence MDISAPVTRPPDLYGRPRSDSFMRKLADFSDHAVAGLARRGTPPRRPPATGTPVIRELVVAAKQQEAEDVVSLRLAAPDGGVLPRWQPGAHIELHLPSGRKRQYSLCGDPADRYRYRIAVRRIADGGGGSAEVHDALADGMRVAVTGRPRNAFPFAAEASILLIAGGIGITPILPMAREAARRGLDWRLVHTGRSRGSMPFAAELAELAAAAPGRVSIRPDDESGVPEAADLLSSIPAAGAVYCCGPAPMIDGVRRAFGGSRASALHFERFAPAPITDGRPFELQLGDTGRVLPVPYDRSALDVLHEALPDLPFSCRQGFCGTCRVRVAHGHVDHRDRRLTATERAAGAMLPCVSRAPEGERLVLEV from the coding sequence ATGGACATCAGCGCACCCGTCACACGGCCGCCGGACCTGTACGGCAGGCCGCGCAGCGACTCCTTCATGCGGAAGCTGGCGGATTTCAGTGACCACGCGGTCGCGGGTCTCGCGCGGCGCGGCACTCCTCCCAGGCGCCCGCCGGCCACCGGGACGCCCGTGATCCGGGAACTGGTGGTCGCCGCCAAGCAGCAAGAGGCCGAGGATGTGGTCTCCCTGCGGCTGGCAGCACCCGACGGGGGAGTACTCCCGCGCTGGCAGCCCGGCGCCCACATCGAACTGCACCTGCCCTCCGGCCGCAAGCGGCAGTACTCTCTGTGCGGCGACCCTGCCGACCGGTACCGGTACCGCATCGCGGTGCGCCGCATCGCCGACGGCGGAGGCGGTTCGGCCGAGGTACACGACGCCCTCGCAGACGGTATGCGGGTCGCCGTCACCGGGCGGCCCCGGAACGCCTTCCCCTTCGCCGCCGAAGCATCCATCCTGCTCATCGCGGGCGGCATCGGCATCACCCCGATCCTGCCGATGGCTCGGGAAGCCGCCCGACGCGGGCTGGACTGGAGGCTCGTGCACACCGGCCGCAGCCGCGGCTCGATGCCCTTCGCGGCAGAGCTGGCCGAACTCGCGGCCGCGGCCCCTGGCCGGGTCTCCATCCGTCCTGACGACGAGTCCGGCGTGCCCGAAGCAGCCGATCTGTTGAGCTCGATCCCGGCGGCGGGTGCGGTGTACTGCTGCGGGCCCGCGCCCATGATCGACGGCGTTCGGCGCGCGTTCGGTGGCAGCCGCGCGTCAGCCCTGCACTTCGAGCGTTTCGCCCCGGCCCCGATCACGGACGGCCGTCCCTTCGAACTTCAGCTGGGCGACACCGGACGGGTTCTGCCGGTGCCGTACGACCGCTCCGCCCTGGATGTTCTCCACGAGGCCCTGCCGGACCTGCCGTTCTCCTGCCGCCAGGGGTTCTGCGGCACCTGCCGGGTACGGGTGGCCCACGGCCATGTCGATCACCGTGACCGCCGGCTCACTGCCACCGAACGTGCGGCCGGCGCCATGCTGCCCTGCGTCTCGCGTGCACCGGAAGGGGAGCGGTTGGTGCTGGAGGTGTGA
- a CDS encoding metal-dependent hydrolase has protein sequence MFRAAHAHPHRPPEPIDHHDLVLQPRDVTFDWSTTPLHWLPGEPFATHTFDVLHLMLPELERWFVRTFEQALPLITDDRLREDVRGFIGQEAMHAEAHQEVLEHLLTKGLDPAPYTRQSEWIFRRVLGDRPELTPAATHAHLLQRLALIAAFEHFTAYMGHWILSNGHLDQAGADPAMLDLFRWHGAEEVEHRSVAFDLLVHLDPRYRRRAVGMLVTAPVLTRLWIRGVRFLMSADPELDDRVKVRFRDYLAAARKDLLPPPGAFARSVLRYFRPGYHPTQEGSTQQAVAYLAASPAARAAAR, from the coding sequence ATGTTCCGAGCCGCACATGCCCACCCGCACCGTCCGCCCGAGCCCATCGACCACCACGACCTGGTGCTGCAACCCCGGGACGTCACCTTCGACTGGAGCACCACCCCGCTGCACTGGCTGCCGGGTGAGCCCTTCGCGACCCACACCTTCGATGTGCTCCACCTCATGCTCCCCGAACTCGAACGCTGGTTCGTGCGCACCTTCGAGCAGGCACTGCCACTGATCACCGATGACCGGCTGCGCGAGGACGTACGCGGCTTCATCGGCCAGGAAGCGATGCACGCCGAGGCGCACCAGGAGGTCCTGGAGCACCTGCTCACCAAGGGGCTGGACCCGGCTCCGTACACCCGGCAGTCCGAATGGATCTTCCGGAGGGTGCTCGGAGACCGGCCGGAGCTGACGCCGGCCGCCACACACGCGCACCTCCTCCAACGGCTCGCCCTCATAGCGGCCTTCGAGCACTTCACCGCGTACATGGGGCACTGGATTCTCAGCAACGGGCACCTGGACCAGGCCGGCGCGGATCCCGCGATGCTCGATCTGTTCCGCTGGCACGGCGCGGAGGAGGTCGAACACCGTTCGGTCGCGTTCGACCTGCTGGTGCACCTCGATCCCCGGTACCGGCGCCGAGCGGTCGGCATGCTCGTCACCGCTCCGGTGCTGACCCGGCTATGGATCCGCGGAGTCCGCTTCCTGATGAGCGCCGACCCCGAACTCGACGACCGGGTCAAGGTCCGCTTCCGCGACTACCTGGCCGCGGCCCGCAAGGACCTGTTGCCCCCGCCGGGCGCGTTCGCCCGCTCGGTGCTGCGCTACTTCCGCCCCGGATACCACCCGACCCAGGAGGGCTCGACCCAGCAGGCGGTCGCCTACCTGGCGGCGTCCCCCGCCGCCCGAGCGGCTGCCCGATGA
- a CDS encoding alpha/beta fold hydrolase codes for MTGPAARRIAADGVELAAYQWGTSTAPPVVLVHGYPDTSAVWRPVAERLADRFHVTAFDVRGAGASHRPRGLRAYRMSRLEADLEAVLDAVSPDRPVHLVGHDWGSIHSWESVTGTRLAGRIASFTSISGPCLDHVGHLIRARLRPRHPDLPKMLRQAARSWYIAYFHFPLLPALTWRALGHRWRAFLTGSQGMPGHTPYPAPTLARDAVSGTALYRANMLPRLLRPRERPTTVPIQLIVPTRDFCVTPVLSYGVEHWTRQLQRHPIDAGHWVQLSHPEEIASRITGFADRVEDGSRRDQDHTAHPI; via the coding sequence ATGACCGGCCCGGCTGCCCGCCGCATCGCTGCGGACGGCGTGGAGTTGGCCGCCTACCAATGGGGAACGTCCACGGCTCCTCCGGTGGTGCTGGTCCACGGCTATCCGGACACCAGCGCCGTGTGGCGCCCGGTCGCCGAGCGCCTGGCCGACCGCTTCCACGTCACCGCCTTCGACGTGCGGGGAGCCGGCGCCTCCCACCGGCCCAGGGGGCTGCGCGCCTACCGGATGTCCCGCCTGGAAGCCGACCTGGAGGCGGTTCTCGACGCTGTGAGCCCCGACCGCCCGGTGCACCTGGTCGGACACGACTGGGGATCGATCCACTCCTGGGAGTCGGTCACCGGCACCCGCCTGGCCGGGCGGATCGCCTCGTTCACCTCGATCTCCGGACCCTGCCTGGACCACGTCGGCCACTTGATCCGTGCCCGCCTCCGGCCGCGGCATCCGGATCTGCCGAAGATGCTGCGGCAGGCCGCACGGTCCTGGTACATCGCCTACTTCCATTTCCCGCTCCTGCCCGCCCTGACCTGGCGAGCACTGGGACACCGCTGGCGCGCCTTCCTCACCGGCTCCCAAGGCATGCCCGGGCACACCCCCTACCCCGCGCCGACGCTGGCCCGCGACGCCGTGTCCGGCACCGCGCTGTACCGCGCCAACATGCTGCCCCGCCTGCTGCGTCCCCGGGAGCGGCCGACCACCGTACCGATCCAACTCATCGTCCCCACGCGCGACTTCTGCGTCACCCCGGTGCTGTCGTACGGAGTGGAGCACTGGACGCGCCAGCTACAACGGCACCCGATCGACGCCGGGCACTGGGTACAACTCAGCCACCCCGAGGAGATCGCGTCCCGGATCACGGGATTCGCCGACCGCGTCGAAGACGGCTCCCGCCGCGATCAGGACCACACCGCACACCCGATCTGA
- a CDS encoding SDR family oxidoreductase — protein sequence MATPPRHPYTFSRRDRGRDRSPRTEPLAGRVIAVTGAGRGIGRAVAARLAAAGAAVAIGDLDAELATETAGAIGAHPGGRLLGLPLDVTDTHSFEDFLRTAETRLGPIDVLINNAGIMWVGPFEEEPEEAALRQFDVNVHGVVRGMKLVIPGMRKRGRGHVVNIASAASKVAPAGEATYAATKHAVHGYSTAVRAELRGTGVHVSLVMPGVVDTELAVGTATGPTRRLTTDQVADAVLDVVLRPRFEVFVPRQVAALTRLATLLPGRARDALHHLLVPNQLAALSDRSVRAAYEQRTRTARLPEG from the coding sequence GTGGCAACACCGCCCAGGCACCCGTACACGTTCAGCCGAAGAGACCGCGGCCGCGACAGGTCCCCCCGTACAGAACCGCTGGCCGGCCGAGTGATCGCGGTCACCGGGGCGGGCCGCGGAATCGGGCGTGCCGTCGCAGCCCGGCTCGCCGCGGCCGGGGCCGCCGTGGCGATCGGCGATCTCGACGCGGAGCTTGCCACGGAGACGGCTGGTGCCATCGGCGCGCATCCCGGTGGCCGACTGCTCGGGCTGCCTCTCGACGTCACCGACACACATTCCTTCGAAGACTTCCTGCGCACCGCCGAGACCCGGCTGGGGCCGATCGACGTACTGATCAACAACGCCGGAATCATGTGGGTGGGCCCCTTCGAGGAGGAACCGGAGGAAGCCGCCCTGCGCCAGTTCGACGTCAACGTCCACGGCGTAGTACGTGGGATGAAACTCGTGATCCCGGGGATGCGGAAACGCGGTCGCGGCCACGTGGTGAACATCGCCTCCGCCGCCAGCAAGGTCGCCCCGGCCGGCGAGGCGACCTACGCGGCGACGAAGCACGCCGTCCACGGCTACAGCACAGCCGTCCGCGCCGAACTGCGCGGCACCGGCGTGCACGTGTCCTTGGTGATGCCCGGCGTCGTGGACACCGAGCTGGCCGTGGGCACCGCGACCGGCCCCACCCGACGCCTGACGACGGATCAGGTGGCCGACGCGGTGCTCGACGTCGTGCTGCGCCCGCGGTTCGAGGTCTTCGTTCCACGCCAGGTGGCCGCCCTGACCCGGTTGGCCACGCTGCTGCCGGGCCGCGCCCGCGACGCCCTGCATCACCTCCTTGTCCCCAACCAGCTCGCCGCCCTGTCCGACCGGTCGGTCCGCGCGGCCTACGAGCAGCGCACCCGCACCGCCCGCCTGCCCGAAGGATGA
- a CDS encoding TetR/AcrR family transcriptional regulator, with amino-acid sequence MTGTETAGRRYGGRDAAQRQQERRTRLIQAGLDLFGTTGYASVSVKQVCSHAGLTERYFYESFRDREDLLAGVYNELITTITAEVAQAAAAAAPDVDAQLRAGLEVFIRTLAGDARMARLVLIEVVGASPRLEVRRREVLHEFAAMVAAVVAPPPGPEASSSRLTMTAMSLVGGVNELLVDWTLGHQNATVEELIDLCHTLFIAAYRAISDQP; translated from the coding sequence ATGACCGGCACAGAGACCGCCGGACGGCGCTACGGCGGACGTGATGCGGCGCAACGACAGCAGGAGCGCCGCACCCGCCTCATCCAGGCGGGCCTCGACCTGTTCGGCACGACCGGATACGCCTCGGTCTCCGTCAAGCAGGTGTGCTCGCATGCAGGACTGACCGAGCGCTACTTCTACGAGTCGTTCCGCGACCGCGAAGACCTTCTCGCCGGGGTCTACAACGAGCTGATCACTACGATCACAGCCGAAGTCGCGCAGGCCGCGGCCGCTGCCGCACCCGATGTCGACGCCCAACTGCGCGCCGGCCTCGAGGTGTTCATCCGCACACTGGCCGGCGACGCCCGCATGGCCCGCCTGGTGCTCATCGAGGTCGTGGGTGCCAGCCCCCGCCTCGAAGTGCGCCGCCGTGAGGTCCTGCACGAATTCGCCGCAATGGTCGCCGCCGTCGTCGCACCGCCCCCTGGCCCGGAAGCCTCCTCCAGCCGGCTCACCATGACCGCGATGAGCCTGGTCGGCGGAGTCAACGAACTCCTCGTGGACTGGACGCTCGGCCACCAGAACGCCACCGTCGAAGAACTGATCGACCTGTGCCACACCCTGTTCATCGCGGCCTACCGAGCCATCAGCGATCAGCCCTGA
- a CDS encoding transposase — protein sequence MKLTGATNGAGAAADAKVTSIVAGMAAGADSIDDLAMLRHGAMPAVFGGIRAPSTLGTFLRAFTHGHALQLHAVHRRFLAALAARTPLLPGAGEVAFVDVDSTHRRVYGRAKQGAEYGRFKGIRTLHPLLATVCTPPVEAGDRRSADATRPSSRLPGRPEIRERGPGHRRRGRLHRAPYPAGRLAVLQRRGHRRLPPGRRPLLGHHRDEPAGHFHANAAWLTLWAMTYNLLRSAGSLASAFHAKATTATMRTHLVQVPARIARSARRVTLHLPHNWPWQHAWAHLFTTVHSPPD from the coding sequence TTGAAGCTGACCGGGGCGACGAACGGGGCGGGTGCGGCGGCGGACGCCAAGGTCACCAGCATCGTCGCGGGCATGGCAGCGGGCGCGGACAGTATCGATGACCTGGCGATGTTGCGTCACGGGGCGATGCCGGCGGTGTTCGGAGGTATTCGCGCCCCGTCCACGCTGGGCACGTTCCTGCGTGCGTTCACCCACGGACACGCTCTGCAACTCCACGCCGTGCACCGCAGGTTCCTCGCCGCACTCGCCGCGCGCACCCCGCTGCTGCCGGGTGCGGGTGAGGTGGCGTTCGTTGACGTCGACTCCACCCACAGGCGGGTCTACGGCCGGGCGAAACAGGGCGCCGAGTACGGCCGGTTCAAGGGCATCCGCACCCTGCACCCGCTGCTCGCCACGGTCTGCACCCCCCCGGTCGAGGCCGGTGATCGCCGCAGTGCGGATGCGACGCGGCCAAGCAGCAGACTCCCGGGGCGCCCCGAAATTCGTGAGCGAGGCCCTGGCCACCGCCGCCGAGGCCGGCTGCACCGGGCCCCGTATCCTGCGGGCCGACTCGCAGTTCTACAACGCCGGGGTCATCGCCGCCTGCCGCCGGGCAGGCGCCCACTTCTCGGTCACCACCGGGATGAACCCGCCGGGCACTTCCACGCCAACGCGGCCTGGCTCACCCTGTGGGCGATGACCTACAACCTGCTGCGGTCCGCTGGTTCCCTGGCCTCTGCGTTCCACGCCAAGGCCACCACGGCCACCATGAGGACCCACCTGGTCCAAGTCCCGGCCCGCATCGCCCGCTCAGCGCGACGCGTCACTCTGCACCTGCCCCACAACTGGCCCTGGCAGCACGCCTGGGCACACCTCTTCACCACCGTCCACAGCCCACCCGACTGA
- a CDS encoding YwqG family protein, translated as MQATLMIYDGTAAPDADVPRTGGVPLAPEGFTWPVCGDYCGGPMQFFAHLPVEYGVLSVFVCQNDPGACELWDATSGANRVLLFPPAGLVPVAVPEKGVTLLPAVSAITTRVVTLDPEEDDSDDLPRDTYDLARSGWKREPGERFGKQREVLGSLGGSPSYLDDDRLPGCPSCSGTTEFAAHLEEGIDRQTAMNLGGQLGYVFVCRPCSEGAFLTG; from the coding sequence ATGCAGGCAACTTTGATGATCTACGACGGCACGGCCGCGCCCGATGCAGACGTGCCACGTACCGGGGGTGTGCCGCTGGCCCCCGAGGGGTTCACCTGGCCGGTGTGCGGCGACTACTGCGGAGGGCCGATGCAGTTCTTCGCGCATCTGCCGGTCGAGTACGGCGTCCTGTCGGTGTTCGTGTGCCAGAACGATCCGGGCGCCTGCGAGCTGTGGGACGCGACCTCCGGGGCGAATCGGGTCCTTCTTTTCCCGCCCGCGGGACTGGTACCGGTGGCCGTACCCGAGAAGGGCGTGACGCTGCTGCCCGCAGTGTCGGCGATCACGACCCGGGTCGTGACGCTCGATCCCGAGGAGGATGACAGCGACGATCTCCCGCGCGACACATACGACCTCGCCCGTTCAGGGTGGAAGCGGGAGCCCGGCGAGCGGTTCGGGAAGCAACGCGAGGTGCTCGGATCGCTCGGCGGCAGCCCCTCCTACCTTGACGACGACCGGTTGCCCGGGTGCCCCTCCTGCTCCGGCACGACGGAATTCGCGGCACACTTGGAGGAGGGGATCGACCGGCAGACCGCGATGAACCTCGGCGGCCAGTTGGGCTACGTCTTCGTCTGCCGCCCCTGCTCCGAGGGCGCCTTCCTCACGGGCTGA